Within Rhipicephalus microplus isolate Deutch F79 chromosome 9, USDA_Rmic, whole genome shotgun sequence, the genomic segment agtggagagacgaagacttcgaaggagttgagtcaaccacaagattcgttcggctactacttaaagaaggcgttactacggattgcataccccaccagatgcgtctcggaagcggcatggcactggtggtcgtgccaggaagagtgcaccgctgtgcctgcgttgcgggaacacgggacacattcgtcgcgactgcagggtgccaaggtgcgctggttgtcgcgcttttgggcatgagcaggcggactgtactcgttcctatgccagtgcagcaagtcgagcaacaaatgctgaccacagtgaattgctcatggatgaagaggaagcagagagggccgcggcgtcgaaggcaggagtggaggcgtctcatgcagtggcgaccagcgagagaaagatggagacacctaagcaagacacagatgaaaatacggttGTGGGCACTCCAACGCAACGGCGTTCAACTCGAATGGAAACCCAGcacaaggctgaaccagtcatcgggtccgacgctacttcggacatggACACAGTTGAAGCTACACCAGTAAAGCGacgcctgaatgagggagacgcggcgtcccagcagcgtctgacccaggaagatcaagggcagtggcgagtggctggctccaaaaagtctcggggtgctggccgcctgcgttcgtcgtAGCTTTCACACGGCGGCGACGGGATGACGCCTTGAGCTTCGGCCGGACAGTTGTTtaggtgttggtaaggtaagcgtctttcgctcggctttctctcatcacgatggcgacgattagattggcgacgctaaatgtacgtgggctttctgccaaacagcggcaaaaccagctttaccgcctgattatagaacaagatctagacatcgtcgctgtacaggaaactaaagtagagagtgaagagcacgctcagcgaatggtgcagcctttcacgagactgtttgatgtgtgcgtttgtcacgcggtgggtacatctgcaggttgcctcttgttaattcggcagagccttaatgcgaaagtggagttaattcttgttaattcggcagagccttaatgcgaaactacctgcgaggcgggtcgttttattatatgtgatttatccctaccaagagaaaaatggagagtaatctgtgtgtacgcacccactgtgattcaagatcgaaaggagttttttgaaaaacttgatgtgtatttgaaatgtgaacgtaaactaattttggccggggatttcaactgcgtttgttcgagtatagataaatcaagttccaggccatacagagatttaagcactgccgttctaatcgatatggtggcgaaagttcagctagaggacgtgggtgaatgtctttgcagtggaaaaggggttatgtttacccactttcagcgttcaagccatgctagacttgacagagtatatgtgtcttccgaaatcattccttcgtgccatgattacagagttacacctgttacgtttagtgatcattatttggtttcattctcaatgggtaaacacaaaaggaataacaaacatttctcttgggacctttggaaatttaatgtaaagctactaAAGGATGAATAGTTTAATCGGATTTTCctagagggcatagaagacttagcaaatagaacacttgaatcctggggacataagtgggaaatatttaaacagaccattaaactgaaagcacttgagagagccagtatcctgagacatgctgaaaGAAAGTGCGTTTGCGTGAAAACTTAcaacagttagtagcggatgaatgtactcaggccggaacattttcagaggagataaacataactaaacagaagctagagttgatagaccaagaacgttatcatggagcattgattcgagctcgagcagaaaacttggtagcgggagaaatgccaacaaaacgagctcttggagctgagaagagaGATGCCTGTaggaatgaaataagagaaatagaatataaaggaacaaggtgccatacgaaagaagcaatatccggtgcttttttcgaatattacaaagagttattcacaccaaccagtgtacacgcagaacgttttaatagcgatttcatttcattaacgccaagacttgatgacgaaagaaagaaaattttagaattgcctataaaagagcgagaagttgaaaaagcaattgataagttaaacaatggtaagtctccaggaccagatggccttagtgctgcagtgtacaaggaattcaaacacgtagtttcacctattttgagggaggtatttgacgaggcttttaagtgtaaacaacttccaccatcgtttttgttagcccacacggtcttaatacctaaaacagaagatcccgcgaagttaagaagtgttactgcatatagaccaattagcctaactaatgttgactataaaatattgatgaaaatattggccagaagactccagacagttatgacaaaactgatagggccccaccaaacttgtggcataaagggaaggaaaataatgaccaacataaacatagcacgatcaatcctagaaagttgtgacgctatgcatctcaatgttgccatgcttcaaattgacctcgaaaaggcatttgatcgcgtgccgcacgacgtgctcctttcattacttgagcacattaacgtagggagtttgattagcgaaggagtgcccatggcttacactggatgcacgacgagattggtaataaataaaactgcgggtgagcgtatacctgtgctgcggtcagtgagacaggggtgtccactatcgcccctgctttttgctattttcattgaacctttctgcttaagtgtaattaataaccctgcaataagcggctttaaactgcatgaagctgaggttagcctcctcgcatacgcagacgacattgcagttttctgtacaaattatgagagtataatgcatgctgtaaatgccgtgaaaactttttgccaggcgagtggtagtgccgtgaactgggataagtgccttggcttctggcatggggaatgggacgtcacgccaagagtatttctaaacattaaatggcaggaaacaccagtgaagtatttaggagtgccgctggagttctatcatgacagtgaaccgtattggaaaaaagaaacgcaggcattgcgcaatgatgtagaaaaatggaaaggttggggtatttcgatgttcgcacgggccacaacgtgcaacttgtttctggtgagcaagctgtggtacgtaatgcagattttgcactgcagtagaataagtgtacagaaaatacacagagtatttgcaattttcatatggagctctgtatgggaaagatcaagccgctCAAACCTTTTCAGAACAGTTAGAGATGGCGGACTCGGATTAattcatttgtacataagacaacttgtcaatcgtttcctttttctccgtgatgtggatgacccctttttgagaactgttatacaactaaggttatctagagtgctgccgggatttctcgtatcatcatcaaatatgcaaggaccaatacaagggtatttaaaagaagttgtttcgtctttccgctttttgtcagtaagattttcgttagagtatctggctgaagtaccacgtaaaaaattgtatagagaccttgtcgatgttttactgcctgttccattgtaccgtcagctatattgtgcaggcccaggacaggatgttctgaaacgtgttaaaagaatgcttgtagcgccaggggtcaaaacttttttctttaaattacatacaggtaccttaccagttaaaacgtggttgcaggataagggaatattcgtgccatggagcacaaattgccacttgtgtaataaaccggaaacaattgaacacgtgtttctagattgctggagcggggactttttctgggacatactgcaaagaaccttgaaaaaagaattaccgttaagtccacgTGGCATctgttttctttcggttaaaaatgaggcaggtgtaccttatgatcttatcatgcttctgggcctgcacagtatatggaaaacccgatgtgcctttgaaaacgcggatgtagaagtgctagctgtgcgccaatatttttgcaaatctgtgtgccattttcttgaaatcctgaaaagccaagaggatgtgccagactggattgggtgcattgagcgattgttacgaatgcccaagtattgattaatagccagccaagagctgacggtacctcaatgaattctgtgggtgtattttgtgacgcattTGAATAtggaccaatatgtaaatatgtaaaatgtgaacagtcatgatttgcaaggcaaggaaaaaaaaaaacagaggcgtGGTCGtgcggtagaacatccgcttgccacgcagaagagctgggttcgatccccactgaGACTCCAACAACCCTCCTTCCGTGCCTTCTTTGCTCCAGGGTTCTTTCATTACTTACTCATTTCatttgcatcattctcgatttttttttttcgctcacaaccaacgacgcgaACACCGtgatttctgcgaaacaagctcgtTTACGTTGTCGCTTGAAAATATTTATCTACGCCATCTAATGTACTAACGCGTCCACACCAACCAACGGTGCAAACGTACACGCGTTTCAGTTCTGGTCACCAAACTCTTCAGGGCGAGTAATGTGCTTACATGGTCCCTCTGTTACTAAATTCCACCGATCTGTCGGAAAATTCACTTAGTTCGACAGTTTAGACCATTTGGCGCGGCAAGATAGCAGCGGATGGAATCCGATGGATACAAGCGGATTTATGCGTCCTCTGTGCGCCGGATAGGAACGAGCGGTGATGAGTACAGGGTATGCTTCATATGTTGCGATCGTTGAGTTCCGCAATAACTGCTAagtaaaaacctgaaaagcacACCACCCACCTTGTGTACGAACGACTGACAAAAGGGCAAATCTTTGAAGAAAGCGATCGAGTAGGCAGCGCGCTGCATGCTTCGGCGAAACGTTCACAAGCCACCGATCGAAGGTACTAAAAAATGGGTGCGCCTGTTGATCTTCGTCACGACTGTCACGTTAACCACCGGACACCTATGCACTAACTTGCGGGATCCGGAGTACAGTGGTACAATCCAGTGGTACAACTATTTGACTTCCGGCGGGAATTGTGGAGTGGCCAAACTGTACTTCTGTTGCTATTGGCCGTTGAAATATTTTACGacctttttttaaaattttttatgcGCTTTTTGTGAGcgacgttgaaaaaaaaatgtatttaatTATCAAAAACCggtttttaaaatttgtttttgttACCTTCGCAGAGTCACTGCTGTAGTATATTTAGGTAGGAATAATTTAAACGTATTCTAAAAGCCATATTTTTGCTTGTCGCTTCTGCAGAAAGCAGCTCAAGTACTAAAACAAATCAAcccaataattaaaaaaaattcttcacAAAACATACGAATAAACTGACCTTACTTTTGTACTGAATAACTACTTCATTAGTAGCGTTGGAACAGTGATAACTAGTCTCAAATCCGATGAATTATGGCTTTACTTACTCAAGTTAACACTTTGCGTTTGTCAAAGAAGCGTaaaattttttctttctctgcgtgcctttttttttctctcctacaTTAGAGTCGTTTAGATCAGAGCAACATCTTTCTACATGTTTGGCATTTGAAGTTGGAAAAAGCATAGCCTTCGAGATCAGCAAAATACAATATATGCATACGTGATATGAGTGTTCCCTGCATAATTGGTGGTGACCTACGCCATACCGAGCAGATACCAAGTTCATCGGTTATTTTGGCCTAATATCTTGCCTATTTAAATTCTAATAATTTTCTAGATCTAAATAAAGTTTATACTCACTCACCGATTTCCACTGCGCCCAAGTAaacttttgttttgaaagtgcCGCCACTACTTTTCGGTACGATCATTGGTCTCCCGCCCTCTGCCCTTGGAAACACGTACATTTCACGCTTTGCTTGTGTTGTTTTCCTATCTCGTTTGCGCCATTTTTCTCCTAAGCTGGGGGTTGGGCAACGTTAAAAACGTTGGGGTTGGGCGATTGCACATCGCATAAAGTGTTTCCAGCGCTGCGTTCGAAGCGGAATGCCGAGCTGCTGCGCGTACAACTGCGGCAAGAAACTGCACGAGTGTTACGCGGTGTTCTTGATACCACAGGGAAAGCGTGACGTCTTGCGCAGGGAGCAGTGGCTGCTCAACATtggccgaaaaaacttcgtcccCACAAAGAACAGCGTTGTTTGCGAGGTCAGTCGCGTGCCTTGTTGCTATCGTTTCAAGGCGTCCCCTAATGCCCGTGCCGCCTGCTCAATGGCGCTTTTCTTGCGACAGTTTGTGCGGCGCGGGTGAGACTAAGGGAACAGCGGgaaaggttctgtttggcgttgcataaataaGTTGCCAGACTTTAGGAGAGTTGTTGCCAGATTGTCACCAAATTTAGTTTATAAATTtgctcctgtagttgtggcttctccgtgagggtttggtgtcgtccgcggtgcattttgcgagtgcgtgagctacgttggccgttttaattaacaaaatgaacgtaaaacGAGTGTACCAGAAGTCGGGGCGCGTtatcttgctgtgtgcgctgctgtgcaattaagagatcgtgtctcagagttagggaatcaacgacgcgttgtccgccgtgcatttcgcgagtgtgtgtgtgacgtaattaATGCAATGAACCGCGCGGTACAAACCCCGCATAAGCATTCATCATTTGAAATTTTGGTCGTGTGCGTTTATTGCGGGTGGGGCCCTGCAAGCGACGGTGGCTGGTAGGCGGGGCGAACAGCGAACCCCGACTCATGGAATACTTTAAGGTGGGAGGAGCCGACTGGACAATTCAAGATATGGGACAATTCACAAGTGCGGGACACGAATCCGCAAGAGTTCTGGAAATACTGAAGGCAGCGTGCGTGTACAACTGTATGCAACGACAGTTggcctgtgttgaccaatacctctagaaccagcattcggactctctaaagcatccaggctatggctctgcgagtttgtctggggctaccgcgatgttcatcaacagcttagacaatcgagatcgctaatgactacccgctcaagacgcatatcatgatggaagtgctcagagcacacgtgaggcatcttactcgtgcccctgcccatcatctagcttcactgccagaagcccgaccttgtgcctcattttgccagacagtcttgtcatatcgcacacgcattcctacgggatattcaactccatccagaatttcaactcccccatggagtatgacttatgcacatgttgaactaaCGGTtgcaggcatagggtcaaaagcccggctctcgtctccagcacTAAAACAGCTTGcccttctcttgttatatgagaagtacagtgagcatactcatctatgtACTGACGCTTCagctaaagtggatgggtctgcagggtcgctGATCTTTCCTGCAGCAgtgacaacggtgaagtttcggttATCGCACCAGACATAATCGACagtgcggaacttgctgctctacgtagcgcagttaAAGTCGTTAAACACCAAGAAGACAAGAATTGGATCGTGTTCAcagactctaaggcagcactacagtgtttgatattcgccctACGCCGGAGACCTCAtcaacaactagtgctggaaattagagagctgcttcaccgcctcttcgacgaaggacacagactcacgtttcagtggcttccaagtcactgcggcatattgggcaacgaacatgtcGATGCAGCagctcgatcagcacacgaagatggtaaagaatctataccattttcaaggactgatgctgcaaggaccatccgaaaaatcgctaatgcagaattaaaatccctgtggaacgccaagtgcttacggcacacgcgacggcatagactggacacgtctcgtcgactccagcctcggtctggactctctcgactcgagacaacggtgctttgccgactatggcttggtgtcgccttcaccaaagctttcgccttccgaatcggcatggaagacagtgctgcttgcggtcattgcggcagcgacgAAACTATATAGcatgttctctgtcactgccctcgttacagcgtgcaaaggcggcaactagctgctgcgttagctcgccttgatgacagacctttgtctgaagaATCAGTGCTTGAAAGACGGCATGATCGGTGTGCTTACAGAAAATCAGAGAaagccttattgaactttttgcgtggcagtggcgtATTGTGTAGACTATAGCACCCCAGATACCCCCCCCTCCCTATTTTTGCACgtgtctatttccctcttcgctttctttcccatcttttttCCCCCCTTCctgcagtgcagggtagcaaaccggatgctccattttctgttaacctccctgcctttccctcattttattcccTCTCTCTCAACGACGATAGCGGAAGTTCGGCGAGCGATCCAAACACTGATGGCCTATGCACACGACAGAGTCAATCAGCAAAAACCAGAAAGCGTGTCACAAGAATACAAGAAGAATCCATCTACGACTGGCTCCGGGAAAACCCAGTATTGTCGCTAACTAGCATCGTGAGAACACCAAAGTGCCTCTCTGATCCTGAAATGCGATTTATCAGACACGATGACAAACATTTGCGGAGGGCCATTCAAGTTTTCGATGACGAATTGTTCAACTATACAACACTGGACTTTGTGCAGATGTATAAAAACACACAGCCACTCATTGATGCATCCCATAGTGACTTAAATTCATTTTATATGAATGTCAAAGACTCATGTAAAGCTGTTCTTGAACTATTAAACTTTTTATTTAATGACAACAACGATGAAATTGCTGAATTTGTAAAGAACTTATACGTGCTTGTTAAAAAGATGGCCCCCAGGGAAAACTGCATTGAAGTGATGTCTCCTTTAAGTGCTGGAAAGAATTTTTTCTTTGGTGCTCTGTTTCGATATTAGCAGAGAAATTATCCGCACCTTTAACCGCTTCTCTAACTTCCCGCTCCAAGACACAGTCGGTCGACGTATACTGTTGTGGAATGAGCCCAACTATGAATCTGCTGCCTTAGACCCGGTGAAAAAGATCTTCGGTGGTGATGTAGACTCTGTTACAGTGAAATACTCTTCTGACCAAAGCATCACAAGAACACCCGTCATCATGCTGTCCAACAACGAGGTCTTCCCTAACGATGAAGTATTCAATCACTGAATGTGAAGATATAAGTGGAAGTCATGCCCTGTGCTGAAACGCCACGACAAAAAAGTGCACCTCATGTGTCTTATACATTATTATGACAACTTCGTATTGATACAGACTACCGTCTTACTAGACAATTAACTTAACCTGAGTACTTGGTCAATGCTTCGCATTTTTCGATGATgccaaaaacaatacacaaggttaggttaggtctctCATTAATTAGAGGTGTTAACACAATCGGGATTTTGTTATTCAACAACTGCAGCTGGTGTCGTCGCTACCACTACCATGTGTTCTCATGAAAGCAGGACCGTCTTTCCAGGGCACTGCTACCTGGGACTAAGCAACCGCCTTAATAGCAAAGAGCCAGTGGACAAGGACGACCGCCACGACAAAGCCTACTCTCGTGCAATAACTTAAAAGCAACACAAATGTGTTTGCTGCAGACCGGCATTCTACCAAGGAGTTCTTTTGTAACTTCACCAACAGGCAACTGGCATTCTGCATTGGGAGCTGCCGATTTGGGTTCAAAGAATCTCGTTGAAGAACGCATACTAGGGACTCTTTTTGGAATACCAACCAGACGGAAACGTGGTAATCAAGGGGAATCAGATTCAACAACAGCAAAGCAACAACCTGACGATACAACAAAAGGTGCCAAAGACGAAGAAATGTCTTCGGCGGAACAGGTGGATGCCCCCTCAGCAGAAGGAGCAGCTGCTGGAGGTAACCATCCTAATACATTCGAATGCGTTCAACAGATTCTACGAGTACCTCGCGACCACGGAGTGGTCACAGTGTCACAAGACAGCAAAATTCTTGCCACATGGGGCTACGCAATGCTGAATACATCGTTGAAGTACGACGGCAAAAAAACATTTCCTGGAATCGTAACAAGTATGTCTCGCCATCCATTCGATCGTCCCTATTTGTACATCCCGCAGGGCACTTTCCTGAATTTACCAGTTCACACCAAGACTCTAGAATGCTCCGTAAAGATTACCCCACACTGTTTATGATCACCATGGAAAAGCAGCTCCTCAGTTGTACAACCTGTGAATTTCGACATGCTTGTCTATGGTGTATCATCAATAGGCCTCAACCATAGCATGAACACTGCTATGCGTCGCATCGCCCATGGCACAGCACACAATACCATGAAAGCACAAACAATTGTTCCATTTAAAGCTGACGACCATGCAGATTCAGCAAAGAGCTACTGGGGTGTTGACATAGAAGCAATGACAGAACTGCAACAGAACGATGACTCTACTACTGCTTCAGCAAGCATGCGAGCCCCAAAGCACAATTTTGCTTACGACTTCGTGCACATCGATGGCGTGAGCCCCCGCTTAACCAAGTTTGTCAATATCCCTTCAAAGGCCAAGTATGCACTCCGATTATTAACGACAAGCACAAGTTTAAGAATGCATGGCTTCGCTTGGGCCCCTTTTACGGAGCTGGTAACGAACAACTCACTCATTTAATGCTTGGTGTACACGGCAACATGAGAACAACAAATTTGTCCAACGTGGAATCCAATCCTCAAATCCCTGAATACAACACCATTATGTGGATGTGCCTGGAAGACTTCCATTATAGAAAACAAGTGAGATACTTGAGTTTGGCCCTTTTTTCTGTGCATTCCTTCTTAAAATAGCAGGGTCACTTGTTGTGGCCACTCAGGTTTTTGATGATAATAGGTCATGTTGAATTTCGAGAACAGTTTATTGCCCTATCTTTACTCTCGGAAAGCCAGAGACCAAAGGCAGGCCATAGACGTAAGGGGCATGGTGGGGGCTGCCCCTTCTGTGCCCTCCCCCTTCACGGAGAACCCTGTGCCCACGTATATGGTTCCCTTGTGCTAAATTGTTAGGATTCGATGTTGACAATCGAAATAGGACCTTTTAGATGGAAGAGTTGTTATTTTCAGCTCACCTCGACGAGTTTGTAAGCCACTTAGATGCAATAATCAcggagtctgaaaaaaaaaaaaagtattccatGGTGTGGTAGAACGTGAGAGCTAGCTAAGCTAGTCCACAAtgcgttttctctttttttttttcagttattaaATTTGCTTTAAGTTGGGCTGCCTCATACTTGTGAGGGGTGTGAAGATTGATTTTCTCACGAATGTGCACGATTGCCTCATATTGACTTTTAGGCGAATGCCAGAAATTTTCGCTTCAGAAAACCACCTTTCTGTGATTCTGTCTGCTGTAGAAGCTTTTCCAATGATGTAATAATAGCCAAAATTGTATCACAATGGCGCTCTGATCACAATGGTTGACCAAGGGATGGTTATGATGTGATAACGCACTGAATATTCTGAGAGCGATAGTGTCTTGCACTGCTATAAGTTCACCACTTGTAATTGTATGAATATTTATTCTAGCTGCCCGAGTGGATTAAATCTGTCAATGACTCTTCCAGCTTCATTTCACCGAAGACCAATTTGAGCCTCGCATATTGAAAGAATTCGGAAAGAAAAAGCTGAAGCCGAATGCAATTCCCACACTTTTCTCACACCGACCTACTGTGAAACAGGAAAAGCCCCCTCAACAGGAACCTAACATTGATAATAGTAAGTGGTCGCTCCTGCTTGTCCTGGCTCCAAAAATGTTGGCAATGGTTTTCTCAGTGACTTGAAGATGCCGCAAAGGATAATATTGTCTTTATTGCAGGTTGTACGGCCACATTATGGTTGCCCCTAAATGATACATCTAAAATGAGGTCCACCACTTCACTGAGTGAATCCAGCTGTAAGCCATTTGGTGTCTCTCACGCACGAATAGAGCATGTGGTTTACACTCGCACGATAATCCCATTCCTCTTACAGCTCCTTCCCAAGACTGCCTTGAGTTACCTGATGGATGCTACAAACCAGTTTTGATTGAGGGTATGTGGTACC encodes:
- the LOC142771862 gene encoding THAP domain-containing protein 1-like isoform X1, yielding MPSCCAYNCGKKLHECYAVFLIPQGKRDVLRREQWLLNIGRKNFVPTKNSVVCELHFTEDQFEPRILKEFGKKKLKPNAIPTLFSHRPTVKQEKPPQQEPNIDNSCTATLWLPLNDTSKMRSTTSLSESSSPSQDCLELPDGCYKPVLIEASSQELLECKDKFECTDDDAERK
- the LOC142771862 gene encoding THAP domain-containing protein 1-like isoform X2 — its product is MPSCCAYNCGKKLHECYAVFLIPQGKRDVLRREQWLLNIGRKNFVPTKNSVVCELHFTEDQFEPRILKEFGKKKLKPNAIPTLFSHRPTVKQEKPPQQEPNIDNSCTATLWLPLNDTSKMRSTTSLSESSSPSQDCLELPDGCYKPVLIEDVMISSWPLHSVLSLVMHRPPF
- the LOC142771862 gene encoding uncharacterized protein LOC142771862 isoform X3: MLGVHGNMRTTNLSNVESNPQIPEYNTIMWMCLEDFHYRKQLHFTEDQFEPRILKEFGKKKLKPNAIPTLFSHRPTVKQEKPPQQEPNIDNSCTATLWLPLNDTSKMRSTTSLSESSSPSQDCLELPDGCYKPVLIEASSQELLECKDKFECTDDDAERK